The Raphanus sativus cultivar WK10039 chromosome 2, ASM80110v3, whole genome shotgun sequence DNA segment tggttctttcaaaccaatccaagaaggagcaggtcagctttgttggtgatcctaatcaagaggttcctcctaaggtgaatgaggttgatggtttggaagggcaagaagaactttgcttcatcaacaacaatggtacatgGTACAGAAAGGAGcctaactttcagtacaacaactaccagccGAGGTCTTATCAAAACAACCAGCAAGGAGGATACCAACCTAAGCAAACCACTCAACAAGGGAACTATCAGCAAAGGCAAAATGCCCCTCCTGGTTTTGGTAACACAAGTCAGTCTACTCAAGCTCAAGGAAGCTCATCTCAATCAAAGGCTCCTGATTCAAACATGGAGTCAATGTTCAAgcagatcatggaagctcaatctaGAGTTGCAAAGGATATTGGGCATGAGTTCAAGACAGTGCACTCCAAGATTGACAGTACCTACACAGAGCTGAACAACAAGATCAGGGCTTTGGAGAGCCAATTCGCTTCTATGAACTCTCAGCCTAGTCGCCAACAGGGAACCCTACCTGGAAAACCTGAGCAAAACCCCAAAGAAACAATGAAGGCAATTACTTTGAGAAGTGGTAAAGAGTTGCCTCCAAGAGTACTCACCAAGGATGGTGAGAAACAGGGTGGGGAGGTTGCCATCAACATTGATGATGAGGTAGTAATTGTTGATGAGAAGGTTGATGAGGAAATTATGGAAAAGATTGTGGAAGCTAAGGgcaaaggaaaggttggagaggagaagagaacAGTGAAGCAAGGTGAAGCTACATCAAAAGATACTTCTTTtgtccctcctccctatgaGCCTAAGTTACCTTTCCCAGGAAGATTCAAGAAGCAACTATTGGAGAAATATAAGGCACtctttgagaagcagatgagtgaagtgcagattacaatgcccatcatagATGCCTTTATGCTTGTTCCTCAGTATAGCAAGTTCTTGAAGGATGCTGTGGCTGctaagaagaaagaaatggaaGGAATGGTGGTTCTTACTCATGAGTGCAGTGCCATCATTAAGAGGTTGACAATCCCTAAGAAGCTAGAAGATCCAGGAAGCTTCACTCTACCTTGTGCCATTGGTCCCTTGATGTTTGAAAGGTGCCTATGTGACTTGGGAGCTAGTGTTAGTCTCATGCCTTTATCTGTCGCCAAGAAGCTTGGGTTTAGCCACTACAAGAAGTGCAAACTCTCCTTGGTGCTTGCTGATCGCTCAGTGAAGTTTCCCATTGGAATTTTGGAAGATCTCCCCGTGATGGTGGGAAATTGTGAAATCCCTACTGACTTTGTGGTGCTAGAGATGGATGAGGAAGCTAGAGATCCTTTGATCCTTGGAAGACCATTCTTGGCCACAGCAGGAGCAATTATAAATGTGAAGGAGGGAAAGATAGATCTCCACTTGGGTAAGGAgcacatcctccactttgacatcaatgAGATAATGAAGAGGCCAACCATCCAAGGGCAGATCTTCTACATAGAGGAAATGGAAGCTTTAGCTGATGAGCTGCTTGAAGAGTTAGCACTGGAAGACCCTCTACAGCATGCCTTGACAGTTGATAGAGGAGTCCAAGTGGTTGAGAACAAGGAAAGTGATGCTTATGGAAGGATGCTGGATTCACACAGAGGGTTTGAGAGTGAGGATCAGTATGAGGCGCTTCAACAAGTGGTTCATCAAGAGACAGCACCCACTCAACAAAAGGACAGTCACCAAGAGGATTGGGATGAACTCAAGGCACCTAAGGTGGAACTTAAACCCCTTCCCCATGGTGTAAGGTACGCTTTCCTTGGCCCTAATGAGACTtaccctgtcattgtgaatAGTGAGCTTACTGAACTTGAATTGTCTCAACTGTTGAGTGCGCTTAAGAAGTTTAGGAAAGCAATAGGGTATTCTCTAGATGACATCAAAGGGATATCACCTTCTTTGTGCATGCATAGGATACATCTAGAGGATGAATCAATGACTTCTATTGAACATCAAAGAAGGTTAAACCCTAATTTGAAAGAAGTTGTAAAGAAGGAGATTCTCAAACTCTTAGATGCAGGTGTTATTTACCCAATCTCAGATAGTAAATGGGTATCTCCTGTGCATGTGGTTCCAAAGAAAGGTGGTATCACTGTTGTGAAAAATGATAAGAATGagttgatccccactagaactgTAACTGGACATAGGATGTGCATTGATTATAGAAAGTTAAACTCTGCATCTAGAAAGgatcattttccattgccatTTATTGATCAGATGCTTGAGAGGCTTGCAAACCATCCTTTC contains these protein-coding regions:
- the LOC130508222 gene encoding uncharacterized protein LOC130508222, translating into MAKSDSVYNEEYDRASRGEDQQTKKDIKSLQDKLDLVLSNQSKKEQVSFVGDPNQEVPPKVNEVDGLEGQEELCFINNNGTWYRKEPNFQYNNYQPRSYQNNQQGGYQPKQTTQQGNYQQRQNAPPGFGNTSQSTQAQGSSSQSKAPDSNMESMFKQIMEAQSRVAKDIGHEFKTVHSKIDSTYTELNNKIRALESQFASMNSQPSRQQGTLPGKPEQNPKETMKAITLRSGKELPPRVLTKDGEKQGGEVAINIDDEVVIVDEKVDEEIMEKIVEAKGKGKVGEEKRTVKQGEATSKDTSFVPPPYEPKLPFPGRFKKQLLEKYKALFEKQMSEVQITMPIIDAFMLVPQYSKFLKDAVAAKKKEMEGMVVLTHECSAIIKRLTIPKKLEDPGSFTLPCAIGPLMFERCLCDLGASVSLMPLSVAKKLGFSHYKKCKLSLVLADRSVKFPIGILEDLPVMVGNCEIPTDFVVLEMDEEARDPLILGRPFLATAGAIINVKEGKIDLHLGKEHILHFDINEIMKRPTIQGQIFYIEEMEALADELLEELALEDPLQHALTVDRGVQVVENKESDAYGRMLDSHRGFESEDQYEALQQVVHQETAPTQQKDSHQEDWDELKAPKVELKPLPHGVRYAFLGPNETYPVIVNSELTELELSQLLSALKKFRKAIGYSLDDIKGISPSLCMHRIHLEDESMTSIEHQRRLNPNLKEVVKKEILKLLDAGVIYPISDSKWVSPVHVVPKKGGITVVKNDKNELIPTRTVTGHRMCIDYRKLNSASRKDHFPLPFIDQMLERLANHPFYCFLDGYSGFFQIPIHPDDQEKTTFTCPYGTFAYRRMPFGLCNAPATFQRCMMSIFSDLIEDVVEVFMDDFSVYGSSFSACLSNLCRVLQRCEDTNLVLNWEKCHFMVKEGIVLGHKISERGIEVDKAKIEVMVSLPPPKTVKDIRSFLGHAGFYRRYVKDFSKVARPITKLLCKEAAFSFDSDCLEAFKELKNNLVNAPIVQPPDWSLPFEIMCDASDFAVGAVLGQKKDGKTHVIYYARKEPLRLEGYSKKKFYKELKRYYWDEPFLFILCKDHLYRRAVAEEEFISRCDSCQRRGNITKRNEMPQNPILEVEVFDVWGIDFMGPFPSSYGNKYILVAVDYVSKWVEAVASPTNDSRVVLKMFKSIIFPRFGVPRVVISDGGSHFINKLFENLLKKNGVKHKVATPYHPQTSGQVEISNREIKGILEKIVGAKRKDWSDKLDDALWAYRTAYKTPLGTTPFNLVYGKACHLPVELEYKALWAVKLLNFDIKNAKEKRLFQLHELDEIRMDAFENSRIYKERTKAFHDKNILKRELRADDQILLYNSRLKLFPGKLKSRWSGPFKIKEVKPYGAVVLWDKNGGEFTVNGQRVKLYLGTTPKEDGFSIPLSEPTST